One Sphingomonas sp. FARSPH DNA segment encodes these proteins:
- a CDS encoding SDR family NAD(P)-dependent oxidoreductase has product MPTTLVTGAAGFIGMATARALLARGDRVIGIDSLNDYYDPALKHARLAQLTGAFGDRFVFHHLDFADAAALRAALAGQDFDRIVHLGAQAGVRYSVERPDVYAQANLVGHLNLLELARDRRVAHLVYASSSSVYGGNTRVPFRVEDRVERPLSLYAATKRANELMSESYAHLFRLPQTGLRFFTVYGPWGRPDMMLWIFTGKILRGEPIPVFNHGRMERDFTFIDDIVAGVVAAHDAAPADDGAEKAGGSVSPHAVYNLGNHRAEPLGRVIGLLESAIGRPAIRQDLPMQPGDVTRTFADIDAAARDLGYRPATTVDDGVPRFVAWYRDYHRV; this is encoded by the coding sequence ATGCCGACGACGCTGGTAACCGGGGCCGCGGGCTTCATCGGCATGGCCACCGCGCGCGCGCTGCTCGCGCGCGGCGACCGGGTGATCGGCATCGATTCGCTCAACGATTATTACGACCCGGCGTTGAAGCACGCCCGGCTCGCGCAACTGACCGGAGCGTTCGGCGACCGGTTCGTCTTCCACCATCTCGATTTCGCCGACGCAGCTGCGTTGCGCGCAGCGCTCGCGGGGCAGGATTTCGACCGGATCGTCCACCTGGGCGCGCAAGCGGGCGTGCGCTATTCGGTCGAGCGGCCCGACGTCTATGCGCAGGCGAACCTCGTCGGCCATCTCAACCTGCTCGAACTCGCGCGCGATCGTCGCGTCGCGCACCTGGTCTACGCCTCCTCGTCCTCCGTCTACGGCGGCAACACGCGCGTGCCGTTCCGCGTCGAGGATCGCGTCGAACGGCCGCTGTCGCTCTATGCCGCGACGAAGCGCGCGAACGAGCTGATGAGCGAGAGCTACGCGCATCTGTTCCGCCTGCCGCAGACGGGGCTGCGCTTCTTCACCGTCTACGGCCCGTGGGGACGGCCGGACATGATGTTGTGGATCTTCACCGGCAAGATCCTGCGCGGGGAGCCGATCCCCGTGTTCAACCACGGGCGGATGGAGCGCGACTTCACCTTCATCGACGATATCGTCGCGGGCGTCGTCGCCGCGCACGATGCCGCGCCCGCGGACGACGGCGCGGAAAAGGCGGGGGGCAGCGTCTCGCCGCATGCGGTCTACAACCTCGGCAACCATCGCGCCGAGCCGTTGGGCCGCGTCATCGGTCTCCTCGAATCGGCGATCGGCCGTCCGGCGATCCGCCAGGACCTGCCGATGCAGCCCGGCGACGTCACGCGCACCTTCGCCGACATCGATGCCGCCGCGCGCGATCTGGGCTATCGGCCCGCGACCACGGTCGACGACGGCGTGCCGCGCTTCGTCGCCTGGTACCGCGACTATCATCGCGTCTAG
- the phhA gene encoding phenylalanine 4-monooxygenase has translation MADETHMLDSPPSGAAADWTVPQDWHHYTAEEHATWDTLFARQSKLLPGRASDAYLRGLDVLKLSKPGIPDFAELSERLMALTGWQVVAVPGLVPDDVFFNHMANRRFVAGNFIRRPDQLDYLQEPDVFHDVFGHVPMLADPVFADYLEAYGRGGQRALGLDALKYLGRLYWYTVEFGLIREGDDLKIYGSGIVSSYAESRFALDDPSPNRIGFDIARVMRTEYRIDDFQQNYFVIPSFEDLLRTTVETDFAPLYAALKAKPDIPVAAIEPGDDVITHGTQAYALAKANG, from the coding sequence ATGGCCGACGAAACCCATATGCTCGACTCGCCCCCGTCGGGCGCCGCCGCCGACTGGACGGTGCCGCAGGACTGGCATCATTACACGGCCGAAGAGCATGCCACTTGGGATACGCTGTTCGCGCGTCAATCCAAGCTGCTGCCGGGCCGCGCGTCGGATGCCTACCTGCGCGGGCTCGACGTGCTCAAGCTGTCGAAGCCCGGGATCCCCGATTTCGCGGAACTGAGCGAACGGCTGATGGCGCTGACCGGGTGGCAGGTGGTGGCGGTGCCTGGCCTCGTCCCCGACGACGTCTTCTTCAACCATATGGCGAACCGCCGCTTCGTCGCGGGCAATTTCATCCGCCGCCCCGACCAGCTCGATTACCTGCAGGAACCCGACGTCTTCCACGACGTGTTCGGCCACGTCCCCATGCTCGCCGATCCGGTGTTCGCCGACTATCTGGAGGCCTATGGCCGCGGCGGGCAGCGCGCGCTCGGGCTCGACGCGCTCAAATATCTCGGCCGGCTCTATTGGTATACGGTGGAATTCGGCCTGATCCGCGAGGGCGACGACCTCAAAATCTATGGCTCGGGCATCGTGTCGAGCTATGCCGAAAGCCGCTTCGCGCTCGACGATCCCAGCCCCAACCGCATCGGCTTCGACATCGCGCGCGTCATGCGCACCGAATATCGCATCGACGATTTCCAGCAGAATTACTTCGTCATCCCCAGCTTCGAAGACCTGCTGCGCACCACCGTCGAAACCGACTTCGCGCCGCTCTATGCCGCGTTGAAGGCGAAGCCCGACATCCCCGTCGCCGCGATCGAGCCGGGCGACGACGTCATCACGCACGGCACGCAGGCCTATGCGCTGGCGAAGGCGAACGGTTGA
- a CDS encoding DUF2459 domain-containing protein: MKLYMRWAARIVVRRVGGIASAALLILLAYAAAGLVGGALPANAEWRAPATGVPIWVESNGVHVGLVLPKVAAGTDLRPLAPGADIRDPRYAAYDHLAIGWGERAFFLETPTWADVRPRTVIAAAIGSDAALLHVEHVPGPIGSARRIVLRPEEYRRLAAFVQATFKPGSRILQHYDRNDAFYPAFGHYSARYTCNSWVGDALRHAGVRVGRWTPFPVTILGWFPAQPRPAA, from the coding sequence ATGAAACTATACATGCGATGGGCGGCGCGGATCGTGGTGCGACGTGTGGGGGGCATCGCTTCGGCGGCGCTGCTGATCCTGCTCGCTTATGCCGCGGCGGGGCTGGTCGGCGGCGCGCTGCCCGCCAACGCCGAATGGCGCGCGCCGGCAACCGGCGTGCCGATCTGGGTCGAATCAAACGGCGTCCATGTCGGGCTGGTCCTGCCGAAGGTCGCCGCGGGCACCGACCTGCGACCACTGGCGCCCGGAGCCGACATCCGCGACCCGCGTTACGCAGCCTATGACCATCTCGCGATCGGCTGGGGCGAACGTGCCTTTTTCCTCGAGACGCCGACCTGGGCGGACGTCCGGCCACGCACCGTCATCGCCGCGGCGATCGGCAGCGATGCGGCGCTGCTCCATGTCGAGCACGTGCCCGGCCCGATCGGCAGCGCACGCCGCATCGTGCTGCGCCCCGAGGAGTATCGCCGGCTGGCGGCCTTCGTTCAGGCAACCTTCAAGCCCGGCAGTCGTATATTACAGCACTATGACAGGAACGACGCCTTCTACCCCGCCTTCGGCCATTACAGCGCGCGCTACACCTGCAACAGCTGGGTCGGCGACGCGTTGCGCCATGCCGGTGTGCGGGTAGGCCGATGGACGCCCTTTCCCGTCACGATCCTGGGGTGGTTTCCCGCACAGCCGCGGCCCGCGGCCTAG
- a CDS encoding alpha/beta hydrolase produces MVSRTAAARGLAGGSAAAPPPPALLASEFPRVAWMLATRWRYRDALKAVPAGRSGAVMVLPGLFDSDDSSIVLRRFLGRLGYQPHGWGLGRNLGARSADPDARRLIARVETLAGQAGPVALVGVSLGGLMARLVAHRRPDLVSRVVTVSSPYAGSGKATNVWRAFEWATGERLDDPAVLARCAEIAAPLPVPATAIWSARDGIVNGHICRDPSADCIEVSSGHLGAHIHPEVLIAVAAALAKEERQAS; encoded by the coding sequence GTGGTTTCCCGCACAGCCGCGGCCCGCGGCCTAGCCGGTGGGTCCGCCGCGGCGCCCCCGCCCCCCGCCCTGCTCGCCTCCGAATTTCCGCGCGTCGCGTGGATGCTCGCGACCCGCTGGCGGTATCGCGACGCGCTGAAGGCGGTGCCTGCGGGCAGGAGCGGCGCGGTGATGGTGCTGCCGGGGCTGTTCGATTCGGACGATTCGAGCATCGTGCTGCGCCGGTTTCTGGGCCGGCTGGGCTATCAGCCGCATGGCTGGGGCCTCGGTCGCAATTTGGGCGCGCGCAGCGCCGATCCCGATGCGCGCCGCCTGATCGCGCGGGTCGAGACGCTGGCGGGACAGGCCGGGCCGGTCGCCTTGGTCGGCGTCAGCTTGGGCGGATTGATGGCGCGGCTGGTCGCGCACCGGCGCCCCGATCTCGTCTCGCGCGTCGTGACGGTCAGTTCGCCCTATGCGGGCAGCGGCAAGGCGACGAACGTCTGGCGCGCGTTCGAATGGGCGACGGGCGAACGCCTCGACGATCCCGCGGTGCTGGCGCGCTGCGCGGAGATCGCAGCCCCTCTGCCCGTGCCGGCGACGGCGATCTGGAGCGCGCGCGACGGCATCGTAAACGGCCATATCTGCCGCGATCCCAGCGCCGATTGCATCGAGGTGTCGAGCGGGCATCTGGGCGCGCATATCCACCCGGAGGTGCTGATCGCCGTGGCGGCGGCATTGGCGAAGGAAGAGCGGCAGGCTTCGTAA
- a CDS encoding glycerophosphodiester phosphodiesterase, translated as MSTPLSAPIVIAHRGASGYRPEHTLAAYDLAIEQGADVIEPDLVPTKDDVLVARHENEIGGTTDVAHHPEFADRKTTKTIDGEQVTGWFTEDFTLAELKTLRARERLPRVRPGNATYDGRFQVPTLAEIIDLAKRRTRELGRTIAIYPETKHPTYFAGIGHPTDALLVHQLKAAGWSTATAPVFIQSFEENNLKRIHTMTGIRLIQLVAGEGGPADGAAPSYAAMLTPAGLKRIATYAWGIGPDKAQLWAGDAPSTLVADAHAAGLRVHPWTYRAENQFLRAPFRRGDDPDAHGDIRGEIRAALHQGIDGFFTDFPLEGVAARNAAREHP; from the coding sequence ATGTCCACCCCGCTTTCCGCCCCGATCGTGATCGCGCACCGCGGCGCCAGCGGCTATCGCCCGGAACATACGCTCGCCGCCTATGACCTCGCGATCGAACAGGGTGCCGACGTGATCGAGCCCGACCTGGTGCCGACGAAGGACGACGTGCTCGTCGCGCGCCACGAGAACGAGATCGGCGGCACCACCGATGTCGCGCACCATCCCGAATTCGCCGATCGCAAGACGACGAAGACGATCGACGGCGAACAGGTGACGGGCTGGTTCACCGAGGATTTCACGCTTGCCGAGCTGAAGACGCTGCGCGCGCGCGAGCGGCTGCCCCGCGTGCGGCCGGGCAATGCGACCTATGACGGCCGGTTCCAGGTGCCGACGTTGGCCGAGATCATCGACCTCGCCAAACGCCGTACGCGCGAACTGGGGCGGACGATCGCCATCTACCCCGAAACCAAGCATCCGACCTATTTCGCAGGGATAGGCCATCCGACCGACGCTTTGCTCGTCCACCAACTGAAGGCGGCGGGGTGGAGCACCGCGACGGCGCCGGTGTTCATCCAGTCGTTCGAGGAGAACAATCTTAAGCGCATCCACACGATGACGGGCATCCGCCTGATCCAGTTGGTCGCGGGCGAGGGGGGGCCGGCAGACGGCGCCGCGCCCTCTTATGCTGCAATGCTGACGCCCGCCGGGCTCAAGCGGATCGCGACCTATGCCTGGGGCATCGGGCCGGACAAGGCGCAATTGTGGGCGGGCGATGCGCCCTCGACGCTGGTCGCGGACGCGCATGCCGCGGGGCTGCGCGTCCATCCGTGGACGTATCGGGCGGAAAACCAGTTCCTGCGCGCGCCCTTCCGCCGCGGCGACGATCCGGACGCGCATGGCGACATAAGGGGCGAAATCCGCGCCGCACTGCATCAGGGGATCGACGGATTCTTCACCGATTTCCCGCTAGAAGGCGTCGCGGCGCGCAATGCCGCCAGGGAACATCCGTAA
- a CDS encoding 2Fe-2S iron-sulfur cluster-binding protein produces the protein MRFTINGQSFEGDVDIRTSLLDLCREHLGFTGSKKGCDHGQCGACTMLVNGRRVNSCLTLAVMHQDDEIVTIEGLGAPDALHPMQAAFVRHDGYQCGYCTPGQICSAVGMLDEVAKGWPSHVSDDLSAPGFDDAEISERMSGNLCRCAAYPNIVDAIREVAAASHEGQTTPTSREPAEAGA, from the coding sequence ATGCGCTTCACCATAAACGGGCAGTCCTTCGAGGGGGACGTCGATATCCGCACATCCCTGCTCGACCTGTGCCGCGAGCATCTCGGCTTCACCGGCAGCAAGAAGGGCTGCGACCATGGCCAGTGCGGCGCCTGCACCATGCTGGTGAACGGCCGCCGCGTGAACAGCTGCCTGACGCTCGCCGTGATGCATCAGGATGACGAGATCGTGACGATCGAGGGATTGGGCGCCCCCGATGCGTTGCACCCGATGCAGGCGGCGTTCGTCCGCCACGACGGTTACCAGTGCGGCTATTGCACGCCGGGCCAGATCTGCTCGGCGGTCGGCATGCTGGACGAGGTGGCAAAGGGATGGCCCAGCCACGTCAGCGACGACCTGTCCGCCCCCGGTTTCGACGATGCGGAGATCAGCGAGCGGATGAGCGGCAACCTGTGCCGCTGCGCCGCATACCCCAATATCGTCGATGCGATCCGCGAGGTCGCCGCCGCCTCTCACGAGGGACAGACGACGCCCACGTCCCGCGAACCGGCGGAGGCGGGCGCATGA
- a CDS encoding FAD binding domain-containing protein, with protein MKTFTYEKATSLEDAVRDVGGAGTKFIAGGTNLLDLMKLQVETPNKLVDISRLPLADIEEREDGGLTIGALVPNSDLAADPRVIEGYPVLSRALLAGASGQLRNKATTGGNLLQRTRCYYFYDLAMPCNKREPGAGCSAIGGFNRILAILGTSDHCIATHPGDMPVAMRALRATIVTLKPDGDKRRISIDDFYRLPGDRPDIETVLEPGELITHIELPPPPEGRQTYRKVRDRASYAFALVSVAGVVRMDGGRIASASLAFGGLGPMPWCDAAVETVLVGETPSDALFHAAADALLAKARGFGSNDFKIPLARRVLVATLRELTGE; from the coding sequence ATGAAGACCTTCACCTACGAAAAGGCGACGAGCCTGGAAGACGCGGTGCGCGACGTCGGCGGCGCGGGCACGAAGTTCATCGCGGGCGGCACCAACCTGCTCGATCTGATGAAATTGCAGGTCGAGACGCCCAATAAGCTGGTGGATATCAGCCGGCTTCCGCTCGCCGATATCGAGGAGCGCGAGGACGGCGGGCTGACGATCGGCGCCCTGGTGCCCAATTCCGATCTCGCCGCCGATCCACGCGTGATCGAGGGCTATCCCGTGCTCAGTCGCGCGTTGCTCGCGGGCGCCTCCGGACAGTTGCGCAACAAGGCGACGACGGGCGGCAACCTGCTGCAGCGCACGCGCTGCTATTATTTCTACGACCTGGCGATGCCGTGCAACAAGCGCGAGCCCGGCGCGGGATGCTCCGCGATCGGCGGGTTCAACCGCATCCTCGCGATCCTCGGCACGTCGGACCATTGCATCGCGACGCATCCGGGCGACATGCCGGTGGCGATGCGCGCGCTGCGTGCGACGATCGTCACGCTGAAACCCGATGGCGACAAGAGGCGGATCAGCATCGACGATTTCTATCGCCTGCCCGGCGACCGGCCCGATATCGAGACGGTGCTGGAGCCGGGCGAGCTCATCACCCATATCGAACTGCCCCCGCCGCCCGAAGGCCGGCAGACGTATCGCAAGGTGCGCGACCGCGCATCCTACGCCTTTGCGCTCGTCTCGGTGGCGGGCGTGGTCAGGATGGACGGCGGCAGGATCGCCTCCGCCTCGCTCGCCTTCGGTGGCCTCGGGCCGATGCCGTGGTGCGATGCCGCGGTCGAGACGGTGCTGGTCGGCGAGACGCCGTCCGACGCGCTGTTCCACGCCGCCGCCGACGCGCTGCTCGCCAAGGCGCGCGGGTTCGGCAGCAACGATTTCAAGATTCCGCTCGCCCGCCGCGTCTTGGTGGCGACCCTGCGCGAACTGACGGGAGAATGA
- a CDS encoding XdhC family protein produces MAENDSVITAARSWAGEPMALATVVSTWGSAPRPRGSHMLVHADGRFEGSVSGGCVESDILQTAADVIAGAPFQLKRYGVADASAWEVGLPCGGEIAVMVQPVSAMGFDPELFDRIAEARAEGRALTVTTDLVTGHSDVRPQETGEVFVNRYDPPRRLLIVGAVQIAQALAQLSTTLGIETVVIDPRARFLTAERFPGTTLDDRWPDEAIAALRPDPATAVVTLSHDIKIDDPALIAALATDAPYVGALGSRRSHAARRERLAAAGLSNAQIDRVDGPVGLDIGAIGPSEIALSIAAAMVKAFHDPR; encoded by the coding sequence ATGGCCGAGAACGACAGCGTCATCACCGCGGCACGATCCTGGGCCGGCGAGCCGATGGCGCTGGCCACCGTCGTGTCGACATGGGGTTCCGCGCCGCGCCCGCGCGGCAGCCACATGTTGGTCCACGCCGATGGCCGGTTCGAGGGATCGGTGTCGGGCGGCTGCGTCGAGAGCGACATCCTGCAGACCGCGGCCGACGTCATCGCCGGCGCGCCGTTCCAGCTGAAGCGCTACGGCGTCGCCGACGCATCGGCGTGGGAGGTCGGCCTGCCGTGCGGCGGCGAGATCGCGGTGATGGTGCAGCCTGTTTCGGCGATGGGCTTCGATCCCGAATTGTTCGACCGTATCGCAGAAGCGCGGGCGGAAGGGCGCGCGCTGACCGTCACCACCGACCTCGTCACGGGCCATAGCGACGTCCGGCCGCAGGAGACGGGCGAAGTCTTCGTCAACCGCTACGACCCGCCGCGGCGGCTGCTGATCGTCGGTGCGGTGCAGATCGCGCAGGCGCTGGCGCAGCTGTCGACGACGCTGGGCATCGAAACCGTGGTAATCGATCCCCGCGCGCGTTTTCTGACCGCCGAGCGCTTTCCCGGGACGACGCTGGACGACCGCTGGCCGGATGAGGCGATCGCCGCGTTGCGCCCCGATCCCGCGACGGCGGTCGTGACGCTGAGCCACGATATCAAGATCGACGATCCCGCGCTGATCGCGGCGCTGGCGACCGATGCGCCCTACGTCGGCGCGCTCGGCAGCCGGCGCAGTCATGCCGCGCGGCGCGAGCGGCTTGCTGCGGCGGGACTGAGCAACGCGCAGATCGATCGCGTCGACGGTCCCGTCGGCCTCGACATCGGTGCGATCGGCCCGTCGGAGATCGCGCTGTCGATCGCCGCGGCGATGGTGAAAGCCTTCCATGATCCGCGTTGA
- a CDS encoding nucleotidyltransferase family protein has product MIRVEECVLVLLAAGRSRRMGDIGSKLDQPFLGRPLGLHVAVALEDMPFRERVAVCGGAHCDYARHGFTTVRNEDPALGLSHSVRLGVARARELGARAVVLALADMPRVTATHIYALLEAADGDDAVVASSDGRTPKPPCVFGRNRFDALCDLDGDAGARQMILAGKHVVTVPAELIDVDTPEELEELRRLVHAPEARTRWR; this is encoded by the coding sequence ATGATCCGCGTTGAGGAGTGCGTCCTCGTCCTGCTCGCGGCCGGCCGCTCGCGCCGGATGGGCGATATCGGCAGCAAGCTCGACCAGCCGTTCCTCGGCCGGCCGCTCGGCCTGCACGTCGCGGTCGCGCTGGAGGACATGCCGTTCCGCGAGCGGGTCGCGGTGTGCGGCGGCGCGCACTGCGATTATGCGCGGCACGGCTTCACCACCGTGCGCAACGAGGACCCCGCGCTCGGCCTGTCGCATTCGGTGCGGCTGGGCGTTGCGCGCGCACGCGAGCTTGGCGCGCGCGCGGTCGTGCTGGCGCTCGCCGACATGCCGCGTGTAACCGCGACGCATATCTACGCGCTGCTGGAAGCGGCGGACGGCGATGATGCGGTGGTGGCGTCGAGCGACGGGCGCACGCCGAAACCGCCCTGCGTATTCGGCCGCAACCGCTTCGATGCGCTGTGCGACCTGGATGGCGACGCGGGCGCGCGGCAAATGATCCTGGCGGGCAAGCATGTCGTGACGGTGCCCGCCGAACTGATCGACGTCGACACGCCGGAGGAGCTGGAGGAGCTGCGCCGGTTGGTCCACGCGCCTGAAGCACGGACGCGGTGGCGGTAA
- a CDS encoding ABC transporter permease yields the protein MFGTTLLLALRSIARHKLRSFLTTLGIIIGVAAVVTMVTLGRATTAQVQKNISSLGTNILQIRPGQGLGRGGGGPPPAPFKPDDVTAIAQQIAGVTAVAPQAQASATAIYEGANWQTTINGTTNAYFEVQAWPLTAGRYWTPQEQSAGKAVCIIGSTVYQNLWHGGQAVGTRFRIGSISCDVIGVLSTRGQAGFGGDQDDVVIMPIKTVQRRFTGNQDIRLMLVGVDQAYATSTVQASITDLLRERRNITAGKDDDFNIFDTKQISDTLSSTTQLLTRIVTAVAAISLIVGGIGIMNIMLVSVTERTREIGIRLAIGAVASEVLTQFLVEAVALSMLGGLIGLVLAQAAVGLLSVLGGLPFLFVPEINIIAFAISAIIGVVFGYFPARRAAALNPIDALRHE from the coding sequence ATGTTCGGCACCACGCTCCTCCTCGCGCTGCGCTCGATCGCGCGGCACAAGTTGCGCTCGTTCCTGACGACGCTCGGCATCATTATCGGCGTCGCCGCGGTGGTGACGATGGTGACGCTTGGCCGGGCGACGACCGCGCAGGTGCAGAAGAACATCAGCTCGCTGGGCACCAACATCCTGCAGATCCGCCCCGGCCAGGGCCTCGGGCGCGGTGGTGGCGGACCGCCGCCGGCGCCGTTCAAGCCCGACGACGTCACCGCGATCGCGCAGCAGATCGCCGGCGTCACCGCCGTCGCGCCGCAGGCGCAGGCGAGCGCCACCGCGATCTACGAAGGCGCCAACTGGCAGACGACGATCAACGGCACCACCAACGCCTATTTCGAGGTGCAGGCCTGGCCGCTGACCGCGGGGCGTTACTGGACGCCGCAGGAGCAGAGCGCGGGCAAGGCGGTGTGCATCATCGGCAGCACCGTTTACCAGAACCTCTGGCACGGCGGGCAGGCGGTCGGCACGCGCTTCCGCATCGGATCGATCAGTTGTGACGTCATCGGCGTGCTGTCGACGCGCGGGCAGGCGGGGTTCGGCGGCGATCAGGACGATGTCGTCATCATGCCGATCAAGACGGTGCAACGCCGCTTCACCGGCAATCAGGACATCCGCCTGATGCTGGTCGGCGTCGACCAGGCCTATGCGACGAGCACGGTGCAGGCGTCGATAACCGACCTGCTGCGCGAACGGCGCAACATCACCGCAGGGAAAGACGACGATTTCAACATCTTCGACACCAAACAGATCAGCGACACGCTTTCCAGCACGACTCAGCTTCTGACGCGCATCGTCACTGCGGTGGCGGCGATCAGCCTGATCGTCGGTGGCATCGGCATCATGAACATCATGCTGGTGTCGGTGACCGAGCGCACGCGCGAGATCGGCATCCGCCTCGCGATCGGCGCGGTCGCCAGTGAGGTCTTGACGCAATTCCTCGTCGAGGCGGTGGCGCTGTCGATGCTCGGCGGCCTCATCGGACTGGTGCTGGCGCAGGCGGCGGTGGGGCTGCTCTCGGTGCTCGGCGGGCTGCCCTTCCTGTTCGTGCCGGAGATCAACATCATCGCCTTTGCCATCTCGGCGATCATCGGCGTCGTGTTCGGCTATTTCCCGGCGCGCCGTGCGGCGGCACTCAACCCGATCGATGCACTCAGGCACGAATAA
- a CDS encoding ABC transporter ATP-binding protein — MASNPPPLAAGDPLIRLRGITKTYGEGATAFQALKGIDLDIHARDFIAVMGASGSGKSTTMNILGCLDVPTGGQFLFRGHHVEALDRDQRALLRRKYLGFVFQGFNLLARTTALENVELPLLYRGDNKQARREASMAALAKVGLDKWWDHTPAELSGGQQQRVAIARAIVTQPDVLLADEPTGNLDSERSVEIMELLSDLNANSGITVLMVTHEPDMAAFAHTVVHFKDGLVERIEANHRAGEPVA, encoded by the coding sequence GTGGCCAGTAACCCGCCGCCGCTCGCCGCGGGCGATCCGCTGATCCGGCTGCGCGGCATCACCAAGACCTATGGCGAGGGCGCGACCGCGTTCCAGGCGCTGAAGGGCATCGACCTCGACATCCACGCGCGCGACTTCATCGCCGTGATGGGCGCGTCGGGGTCGGGCAAGTCGACGACGATGAACATCCTCGGCTGTCTCGACGTGCCGACCGGCGGCCAGTTCCTGTTCCGCGGCCATCACGTCGAGGCGCTCGACCGCGACCAGCGCGCGCTGCTGCGCCGCAAGTATCTCGGCTTCGTGTTCCAGGGGTTCAACCTGCTCGCGCGGACGACGGCGCTGGAGAACGTCGAGCTGCCCTTGCTCTATCGCGGCGACAACAAGCAGGCGCGGCGCGAGGCGTCGATGGCGGCGCTCGCCAAGGTCGGCCTCGACAAATGGTGGGACCATACGCCCGCCGAGCTTTCCGGCGGCCAGCAGCAGCGCGTCGCCATCGCGCGTGCGATCGTGACGCAGCCCGACGTGCTGCTCGCCGACGAACCGACCGGCAACCTCGACAGCGAACGCTCGGTGGAGATCATGGAATTGCTGTCCGACCTCAACGCCAATAGCGGCATCACCGTGCTGATGGTGACGCACGAGCCTGACATGGCGGCGTTCGCACACACCGTGGTGCACTTCAAGGACGGGCTGGTCGAACGGATCGAGGCGAACCACCGCGCCGGGGAGCCGGTGGCGTGA